A stretch of the Pectinophora gossypiella unplaced genomic scaffold, ilPecGoss1.1 Pgos_48, whole genome shotgun sequence genome encodes the following:
- the LOC126381381 gene encoding uncharacterized protein LOC126381381, which produces MYCVGVFYIINLHNILNTIYLTDFLIFRSNYEYSSGSDSQLPLAPTPAPKVLKKKPASKRKPAESTPTPTSSKKKSRSSANDEAGATATYSSSTGPGGLFGFETGATSGTSKSAVLQTYLTSRVPNGRVRRELVNQSGEYYIEFRVYNTEKAVASKPDQRWKEAEVTLKVKLDRGTPQWEKMQSFMQRIHNLFEDCEPVFISE; this is translated from the exons TATTGTGTTggagttttttacataataaatttacacaacATTTTAAATACCATATACCTAACCGATTTCTTAATTTTCAGGTCTAACTACGAATATTCATCCGGTTCGGACTCCCAACTGCCGCTGGCGCCTACGCCTGCGCCGAAAGTGTTGAAAAAGAAGCCTGCGAGCAAGAGGAAGCCGGCGGAGTCGACCCCAACGCCTACTAG ttctaaaaagaaGTCGCGGTCGAGCGCCAACGACGAGGCAGGCGCGACCGCAACGTATTCATCGAG TACTGGCCCTGGAGGACTCTTCGGGTTTGAGACGGGAGCAACTTCGGGGACGTCGAAGTCTGCAGTGCTGCAGACTTATTTGACCAGCCGCGTCCCCAACGGTCGAGTGCGCCGGGAGCTCGTCAACCAGTCTGGCGAGTACTATATAGAGTTCCGGGTGTATAACACCGAGAAAGCTGTTGCCTCTAAACCAGATCAGCGGTGGAAAGAGGCTGAAGTTACTCTTAAAGTAAAGTTAGATCGGGGGACTCCGCAGTGGGAGAAAATGCAATCGTTTATGCAGcggattcataatttatttgaagattGTGAGCCCGTCTTCATAAGcgaatag